A region of Micromonospora chokoriensis DNA encodes the following proteins:
- a CDS encoding acyl-CoA dehydrogenase family protein, giving the protein MSRFVQPVPPPVDPYAGDGLLRSWLERHLGPDGHAAAKGRLADLAADVAGPLRAAHADAEAHPPTLVRYDAWGARVDRIDTSAGWQAQRAAAARHAVVALPYLPDARGTWGAAARVVQHALLHLYGPESATFSCPVAMADGAAALLSLPEVDSVIRDAWLPRLISTDPAEAITSGQWMTEAQGGSDLGRSRTIGRPAADGSWRLTGEKWFCSAADAAMAVALARPEGAGRGSRVLAPFLVPRYAVDSPLTDGTAPGAPAPGVTVHRLKDKLGTRALPTAEIGLHDAYALPLGDPAVPGLVRAMTLVVVTRVHNAAAAAGGMRRGLAYARAYADVRHVAGGALVSSPLHRATLGTLAVDAAGAFALAGHAFALLGRVEVGADPVAAAELRIVAPLAKLATGRLAVSSAGEYVESFGGAGYVEDTGVPRLLRDAQVLPIWEGTTNVLALDVLRALTREDAGAPLLARLAAAVDLARPLSPVLADTLAATAAQVADTITSVTADPGSSTVLAGARGLALRLAYALTTALLVEHAAWGDEQAEVAARLWARRWLRHEEIAEDAHHHLDLLC; this is encoded by the coding sequence ATGAGCCGCTTCGTCCAGCCGGTGCCACCCCCCGTCGACCCGTACGCCGGTGACGGCCTGCTGCGCTCCTGGCTGGAGCGTCACCTCGGGCCGGACGGGCACGCGGCCGCGAAGGGTCGTCTCGCCGACCTGGCCGCCGACGTCGCCGGGCCGCTGCGCGCGGCGCACGCCGACGCGGAAGCGCACCCGCCGACGCTGGTCCGCTACGACGCGTGGGGCGCGCGGGTCGACCGGATCGACACCTCCGCCGGCTGGCAGGCGCAGCGGGCCGCCGCCGCCCGGCACGCGGTGGTGGCGCTGCCCTACCTGCCGGACGCCCGCGGCACCTGGGGCGCCGCCGCTCGGGTGGTGCAGCACGCCCTGCTGCACCTGTACGGGCCGGAGTCGGCGACGTTCTCCTGCCCGGTGGCGATGGCCGACGGGGCTGCCGCGCTGCTCAGCCTGCCCGAGGTGGACAGCGTGATCCGGGACGCGTGGCTGCCCCGGCTGATCTCCACCGACCCGGCCGAGGCGATCACCAGCGGACAGTGGATGACCGAGGCGCAGGGCGGCTCCGACCTGGGCCGTTCCCGCACGATCGGCCGACCTGCGGCGGATGGTTCCTGGCGGCTGACCGGGGAGAAGTGGTTCTGCTCGGCCGCCGACGCGGCGATGGCGGTGGCGCTGGCCCGACCCGAGGGCGCCGGTCGCGGCAGCCGGGTGCTCGCGCCGTTCCTCGTTCCCCGGTATGCGGTCGACTCACCGTTGACCGACGGCACGGCCCCGGGAGCGCCCGCGCCGGGTGTCACGGTGCACCGCCTCAAGGACAAGCTCGGCACGAGGGCGCTGCCCACCGCCGAGATCGGTCTGCACGACGCGTACGCGCTGCCGCTGGGCGACCCGGCGGTCCCCGGTCTGGTGCGGGCGATGACCCTGGTCGTGGTGACCCGGGTGCACAACGCCGCCGCGGCGGCGGGTGGGATGCGACGCGGTCTCGCCTACGCCCGGGCGTACGCCGACGTGCGGCACGTCGCGGGCGGCGCGTTGGTGTCCTCGCCGCTGCACCGGGCCACCCTGGGCACCCTGGCGGTCGACGCGGCGGGCGCGTTCGCTCTGGCCGGGCACGCGTTCGCCCTGCTCGGGCGCGTCGAGGTCGGCGCCGACCCGGTGGCCGCGGCGGAGCTGCGGATCGTGGCGCCGCTGGCGAAACTGGCCACCGGTCGACTGGCCGTCAGTTCCGCCGGCGAGTACGTGGAGAGCTTCGGCGGGGCCGGCTACGTGGAGGACACCGGCGTGCCCCGCCTGCTGCGCGACGCCCAGGTGCTGCCGATCTGGGAGGGCACCACGAACGTGCTGGCCCTGGACGTGCTGCGGGCGCTGACCCGGGAGGACGCCGGCGCGCCACTGCTGGCCCGACTCGCCGCCGCCGTCGACCTGGCCCGACCGTTGTCGCCGGTGCTGGCCGACACGCTGGCCGCCACCGCCGCCCAGGTGGCCGACACCATCACCTCGGTGACCGCGGACCCGGGTTCGTCGACGGTGCTCGCCGGTGCCCGGGGGCTGGCGCTGCGCCTGGCGTACGCGCTGACCACCGCGTTGCTCGTCGAGCACGCCGCCTGGGGTGACGAGCAGGCGGAGGTGGCCGCCCGCCTGTGGGCCCGCCGGTGGCTGCGACACGAGGAGATCGCCGAGGACGCCCACCACCACCTGGACCTGCTCTGCTGA
- a CDS encoding outer membrane protein assembly factor BamB family protein, with product MSVLIELGDDWGSPVDDRPPPPQVSRRWRVAMLVAACALLGGAAPAARLTSQVGPAVPARATVLGAGPLLLVVDPDQNPPTLSAYDPAAPGGPPRWRVTVPPAAGWSAEVAGDLLLLVERDQVRGARATAARSMRTGQPVWRRPERVYAAGDAAVAVSEVRSAAEPGRRVEGTVHGLDPSTGATRWSVPLPSTAVLRPLPGLPARVLLVQDDGLTRLLDAHDGTEHGRGRLPPADYGPDNPQVAGAHLVLRHPSGGAAALSGYDLPGLALRWQVPVPPGEVTLRPCQGLICGQDERERWAIDAGTGVRRWAWPAGARWRTVPGPRGAPEPLLVLGTAADGRRSLVATVGRDGHRLSAVLPAGVTDCRRAGTGLLCRDGAARQTFWPLDGP from the coding sequence ATGTCGGTGCTGATCGAGCTGGGAGACGACTGGGGTTCGCCAGTCGACGACCGCCCACCGCCGCCGCAGGTGTCGCGCCGTTGGCGGGTGGCGATGCTGGTGGCGGCGTGTGCCCTGCTCGGCGGCGCCGCCCCGGCCGCGCGGCTGACATCCCAGGTCGGGCCGGCGGTGCCCGCCCGGGCGACGGTGCTCGGTGCGGGGCCGCTGCTGCTGGTCGTCGACCCCGACCAGAACCCACCCACGCTGAGCGCCTACGACCCGGCCGCGCCGGGCGGCCCGCCCCGGTGGCGGGTCACCGTGCCGCCCGCGGCCGGGTGGTCCGCCGAGGTCGCCGGTGACCTGCTCCTGCTCGTCGAACGCGACCAGGTGCGCGGGGCGCGGGCGACCGCCGCGCGCTCGATGCGGACCGGCCAGCCGGTGTGGCGGCGACCCGAGCGGGTGTACGCGGCCGGGGACGCGGCGGTGGCGGTGAGCGAGGTGCGCAGCGCCGCCGAACCGGGACGGCGGGTCGAGGGGACGGTGCACGGTCTCGACCCGAGCACCGGCGCAACCCGGTGGTCGGTCCCGCTGCCCTCCACGGCGGTGCTGCGGCCGCTTCCCGGTCTTCCCGCGCGGGTGCTGCTGGTGCAGGACGACGGGCTGACCCGGCTGCTCGACGCCCATGACGGCACCGAGCACGGTCGGGGACGGCTCCCGCCGGCCGACTACGGTCCGGACAATCCCCAGGTCGCCGGCGCGCATCTGGTGCTGCGCCACCCGAGCGGCGGCGCGGCGGCGCTGTCCGGGTACGACCTGCCGGGGCTGGCTCTCCGCTGGCAGGTGCCGGTGCCGCCGGGCGAGGTGACCCTTCGGCCCTGCCAGGGGCTGATCTGCGGGCAGGACGAGCGGGAACGCTGGGCGATCGACGCGGGCACCGGGGTACGGCGGTGGGCGTGGCCGGCGGGCGCCCGCTGGCGCACCGTGCCCGGCCCCCGGGGCGCCCCGGAACCCCTGCTGGTGCTGGGCACGGCGGCGGACGGCAGACGTTCCCTGGTCGCGACGGTGGGCCGCGACGGTCACCGGTTGTCCGCGGTGCTCCCGGCGGGTGTGACCGACTGCCGGCGGGCCGGCACCGGGCTGCTCTGCCGCGACGGCGCGGCACGGCAGACGTTCTGGCCCCTCGACGGCCCCTGA
- a CDS encoding GNAT family N-acetyltransferase: MTVTARPTWSTSATRPDQPDAVHLLREYMTEMVVRYHRRQALPGEVDAALAEMPSDDLTHPSGLLLLAHHGADLAGCAGLRWQSGWAELTRVFVRPEHRGAGGGAALLAAVERAACTAGVDRIRLDTRNDLVEARALYTRHGYVEIPAYSSGPYADHWFQKELTYASEGAK, from the coding sequence GTGACCGTCACCGCCCGACCAACCTGGTCGACCAGTGCCACCCGACCGGACCAGCCCGATGCGGTACACCTGCTGCGCGAGTACATGACCGAGATGGTGGTCCGCTACCACCGTCGACAGGCCCTGCCCGGTGAGGTCGACGCGGCGCTGGCCGAGATGCCCAGCGACGACCTGACCCACCCGAGTGGACTGCTGCTGCTCGCCCACCACGGCGCCGACCTGGCCGGCTGTGCCGGACTGCGCTGGCAGTCGGGCTGGGCCGAGCTGACCCGGGTGTTCGTCCGCCCCGAGCATCGAGGCGCCGGAGGAGGTGCCGCGCTGCTGGCCGCCGTCGAGCGGGCGGCCTGTACCGCCGGGGTGGACCGGATCCGCCTCGACACCCGCAACGACCTGGTCGAAGCCCGTGCCCTGTACACCCGGCACGGCTACGTGGAGATCCCGGCGTACTCGTCGGGCCCCTACGCCGACCACTGGTTCCAGAAGGAGTTGACGTACGCGTCCGAAGGCGCTAAATAA
- a CDS encoding Hsp20/alpha crystallin family protein — MLMRTDPFREIDRLAEQFFGTAARPATMPLDAYRDGDHFYAAFDLPGVDPDTIDCTVERNVLTVRAERRRPSGDGVELVAAERPMGTFTRRLFLGDTLDTDKLEAGYEHGVLTLRIPVAERAKPRRVTISANGEGRRQINA; from the coding sequence ATGTTGATGCGTACCGACCCGTTCCGCGAGATCGACCGGCTCGCCGAGCAGTTCTTCGGTACGGCAGCCCGTCCCGCGACGATGCCCTTGGACGCGTATCGCGACGGAGACCACTTCTACGCGGCGTTCGACCTGCCCGGCGTCGACCCCGACACCATCGACTGCACCGTCGAGCGCAACGTGCTCACCGTCCGGGCCGAGCGGCGCCGGCCCAGCGGCGACGGCGTCGAACTGGTGGCCGCCGAGCGTCCGATGGGCACCTTCACCCGGCGACTGTTCCTGGGCGACACCCTGGACACCGACAAGCTGGAGGCCGGCTACGAGCACGGGGTGCTGACGCTGCGCATCCCCGTCGCCGAGCGGGCCAAGCCCCGCCGGGTCACCATCAGCGCCAACGGCGAAGGACGCCGCCAGATCAACGCGTGA
- a CDS encoding thymidine kinase produces the protein MTDDATTAPTCLAHPFPGRPHAAAGCAAARGMDGRPVHAAALKFFWGPMDCGKSTMALQMNYNHARQGRRGLVTTRIDRSLGPQVTTRIGLAHEAIEVTDDLDLRALVRGRWADGVRVDYLICDEACFYTVEHVEQMAELVDSYDVDVFAFGLATDFRSSLFPAAQRLFELADEVARIQVEVLCWCGREGLLNARVVDGRVVREGAQVVIGDTVDTAEVRYQVLCRRHYRSGDLGPRD, from the coding sequence GTGACTGACGACGCCACCACCGCTCCGACCTGCCTCGCCCACCCGTTCCCCGGCCGACCGCACGCTGCGGCCGGGTGCGCGGCGGCGCGCGGGATGGATGGGCGGCCGGTGCACGCGGCGGCACTGAAGTTCTTCTGGGGGCCGATGGACTGCGGCAAGTCCACGATGGCGCTGCAGATGAACTACAACCACGCCCGGCAGGGCCGTCGGGGGTTGGTCACCACCCGCATCGACAGGTCGTTGGGCCCGCAGGTCACCACCCGCATCGGGCTGGCCCACGAGGCCATCGAGGTCACCGACGACCTGGACCTGCGGGCGCTCGTGCGCGGCCGGTGGGCCGACGGGGTACGCGTGGACTACCTGATCTGCGACGAGGCGTGCTTCTACACCGTGGAACACGTCGAGCAGATGGCCGAACTGGTCGACAGCTACGACGTCGACGTGTTCGCGTTCGGGCTGGCCACCGACTTCCGGTCCAGCCTGTTCCCCGCCGCGCAACGCCTCTTCGAGCTCGCCGACGAGGTGGCCCGCATCCAGGTCGAGGTGCTCTGCTGGTGCGGGCGGGAAGGGCTGCTCAACGCCCGCGTCGTCGACGGGCGGGTCGTCCGCGAGGGCGCACAGGTCGTCATCGGCGACACCGTCGACACCGCCGAGGTGCGCTACCAGGTGCTCTGCCGCCGGCACTACCGCAGCGGCGACCTCGGCCCCCGCGACTGA
- a CDS encoding DUF6069 family protein — protein MSAAAVTNPTTSSLRRRALGVVAAVVACLVIWSIGALAGVDYTVESPGRPATVIGVGAIVMVSLGAALLGWATLALLERFAPRVALPIWVSSAVVVTLLSFAPLLSVDASGGAKLALGATHVAVAVALIALLPRPRR, from the coding sequence ATGAGTGCTGCCGCCGTCACGAACCCCACCACCTCATCGCTACGCCGCCGGGCCCTCGGCGTCGTCGCCGCCGTCGTGGCCTGCCTGGTCATCTGGTCGATCGGCGCGCTGGCCGGCGTCGACTACACGGTCGAGAGCCCGGGGCGGCCCGCCACGGTCATCGGGGTTGGCGCGATCGTCATGGTCTCCCTGGGTGCCGCCCTGCTCGGCTGGGCGACGCTGGCCCTGCTGGAACGGTTCGCCCCACGCGTCGCCCTTCCGATCTGGGTCTCGTCGGCCGTCGTGGTGACGCTGCTGTCCTTCGCCCCGCTGCTCAGCGTCGATGCCAGCGGCGGCGCGAAGCTGGCCCTCGGCGCGACGCACGTCGCCGTGGCGGTCGCCCTCATCGCCCTGCTGCCCCGACCCCGCCGATAA
- a CDS encoding tyrosine-type recombinase/integrase, giving the protein MVFPDAPVLARPSTAPALPSGPVEVTEAWLRNRRLSEHTREAYRRDVTGWLTWCAGRDLDPLRATFLHVNEYARELEATIGARSGRPLTPATVARRLSALSSWYDFLVKLGAVPANPVSGADRPRVDRDHSATLGLTPEEVDALLAAADADTGVTAARNRAAIALLADLGLRVGELISLDLTDLGTERGHRSVRFVGKGGKQRRRALTPSSGYAVDAYLAERAAAAGVPVTQLTGPLLVTATGGRLDRHSVFRLVRRLARAAGIPAWAKLSPHSLRHAFATTARSEGVPLEDVQDAMGHADPRTTRRYDRDRHNLDRDPAYAVWAARSRRRA; this is encoded by the coding sequence ATGGTGTTCCCCGACGCTCCGGTGCTCGCCCGCCCGTCCACGGCCCCCGCTCTGCCGAGCGGGCCGGTCGAGGTCACCGAGGCGTGGCTGCGCAACCGGCGGCTGTCCGAGCACACCCGCGAGGCGTACCGACGGGACGTCACCGGGTGGCTCACCTGGTGCGCCGGCCGCGACCTGGACCCGCTGCGGGCCACGTTCCTGCACGTCAACGAGTACGCGCGGGAGTTGGAAGCCACCATCGGCGCCCGCAGCGGCCGGCCGCTGACACCGGCGACCGTGGCGCGGCGGCTCTCCGCGCTGTCCAGTTGGTACGACTTCCTGGTCAAACTGGGCGCGGTCCCGGCCAACCCGGTCTCCGGCGCGGACCGCCCTCGCGTCGACCGGGACCACTCCGCCACCCTGGGGCTCACCCCCGAAGAGGTCGACGCGCTGCTCGCGGCCGCGGACGCGGACACCGGAGTGACCGCCGCCCGCAACCGCGCGGCGATCGCGCTCCTCGCCGACCTGGGCCTGCGGGTCGGGGAACTGATCTCGCTGGACCTGACCGACCTCGGCACGGAACGCGGCCACCGCAGCGTGCGCTTCGTCGGCAAGGGCGGCAAGCAACGCCGCCGCGCCCTCACCCCCAGCAGCGGGTACGCCGTGGACGCCTACCTGGCCGAGCGGGCCGCCGCCGCCGGTGTGCCGGTAACGCAGCTGACCGGGCCACTGCTGGTCACCGCGACCGGCGGCCGGCTGGACCGGCACTCGGTGTTCCGGCTGGTGCGTCGGCTCGCCCGAGCAGCGGGTATCCCGGCGTGGGCGAAGCTGTCCCCGCACTCACTGCGGCACGCGTTCGCCACCACCGCCCGCTCCGAGGGAGTGCCGTTGGAGGACGTGCAGGACGCGATGGGCCACGCCGACCCGCGCACCACCCGCCGCTACGACCGGGACCGGCACAACCTCGACCGCGACCCGGCCTACGCGGTCTGGGCGGCCCGCTCCCGTCGGCGCGCCTGA
- a CDS encoding Rv0361 family membrane protein encodes MGVGQSWSRPARRSRPMRTGLAFAGFGVALCCVGVAGVAAWNLQTVRQAAGPIRETADGFFSEVTLGDSDRAYERLCEDARSRWSAGGFTSWVRTPPMVTDYEITDVSVATRSGRPQGTVTVKVTRDGGLSEERRLPVVREGGDWRVCGDPF; translated from the coding sequence GTGGGTGTCGGTCAGTCGTGGAGCCGACCGGCCCGGCGCAGCCGCCCGATGCGCACCGGGTTGGCGTTCGCCGGGTTCGGTGTGGCGCTGTGCTGCGTCGGGGTGGCCGGCGTGGCCGCCTGGAACCTGCAGACCGTCCGTCAGGCCGCCGGCCCGATCCGGGAGACCGCCGACGGGTTCTTCAGCGAGGTGACCCTCGGCGACAGCGACCGGGCGTACGAGCGGCTCTGCGAGGACGCCCGCAGCCGGTGGAGCGCGGGCGGCTTCACCAGTTGGGTGCGGACCCCGCCGATGGTCACCGACTACGAGATCACCGACGTGTCGGTCGCCACCCGCAGCGGCCGACCGCAGGGCACGGTGACGGTGAAGGTGACCCGCGACGGTGGACTCAGCGAGGAACGTCGCCTACCGGTGGTCCGCGAGGGCGGCGACTGGCGGGTGTGCGGTGACCCCTTCTGA
- a CDS encoding low temperature requirement protein A, whose translation MTPSEPPDVTPARPWLLRPRQGVQPTTSTELFFDLVFVFSITQLSHYLIEHPDWRGALRTALLLALVWFVWIYTTWVTNWLQPDQGPVRAMLIGVTLGSLSLSAAIPQAFAGTGLLFAVVYVSVQVGRTMFTLWATRGNPWLVSGFQQSLPWIAGTSVLMVLGGLVGPVAREALWASVIVIEVVGLWIGYPLPRRGRSRPERWMVEGGHLADRCGAFVLIALGESILVTGGTLTRHVDLVTFGAFLLAFAGSVALWWVYFARSAAAATEVVARAGERTGALSRVAFNYLHPVIVAGVIVTSAGDERLLREPGAPTTTVAALVVLGGPALFLAGHAAYKALLWGRTPTSRITAVVVLSVLIPVAVGLNVPVAVCATAALVVTVAVIVTDQVAVRDGARRVTQSRGPRSPLR comes from the coding sequence GTGACCCCTTCTGAACCGCCGGACGTCACCCCGGCGCGTCCCTGGTTGCTGCGCCCGCGCCAGGGGGTGCAGCCGACCACCTCGACGGAACTCTTCTTCGACCTGGTGTTCGTCTTCTCCATCACCCAGTTGTCGCACTACCTGATCGAGCACCCGGACTGGCGTGGCGCGCTGCGTACCGCGTTGTTGCTGGCCCTGGTCTGGTTCGTCTGGATCTACACCACCTGGGTGACCAACTGGCTGCAACCGGACCAGGGGCCGGTACGGGCGATGCTGATCGGGGTGACGCTGGGCAGCCTGTCGCTGTCGGCGGCGATCCCGCAGGCGTTCGCCGGGACCGGGTTGCTCTTCGCGGTGGTCTACGTGAGCGTGCAGGTGGGCCGGACGATGTTCACCCTGTGGGCGACGCGGGGCAACCCCTGGCTGGTCTCCGGGTTCCAGCAGTCACTGCCGTGGATAGCCGGCACGTCGGTGCTGATGGTGCTCGGCGGTCTGGTCGGCCCGGTGGCGCGGGAGGCGCTGTGGGCGTCGGTGATCGTGATCGAGGTGGTCGGCCTCTGGATCGGCTACCCGTTGCCGAGACGAGGGCGCAGCCGTCCCGAGCGGTGGATGGTGGAGGGCGGGCACCTGGCCGACCGGTGCGGGGCGTTCGTGCTGATCGCACTGGGTGAGTCGATCCTGGTCACCGGGGGCACCCTCACCCGGCACGTGGACCTGGTGACGTTCGGGGCCTTCCTGTTGGCGTTCGCCGGTTCGGTGGCGCTGTGGTGGGTGTACTTCGCCCGCTCGGCCGCCGCCGCCACGGAGGTCGTCGCGCGCGCCGGTGAGCGCACCGGCGCGTTGAGCCGGGTCGCGTTCAACTACCTGCATCCGGTGATCGTCGCCGGCGTCATCGTCACCTCCGCGGGCGACGAGCGGCTGCTGCGCGAGCCCGGCGCTCCCACCACGACGGTCGCCGCGCTGGTGGTCCTGGGTGGCCCGGCACTGTTCCTGGCCGGTCACGCCGCCTACAAGGCGTTGCTGTGGGGACGCACGCCGACCAGCCGGATCACGGCGGTGGTGGTGCTGTCGGTGCTGATACCGGTCGCCGTGGGCTTGAACGTGCCGGTCGCGGTGTGCGCCACGGCGGCGCTGGTCGTGACCGTCGCGGTCATCGTGACCGACCAGGTCGCGGTCCGCGACGGCGCACGGCGGGTGACTCAGTCGCGGGGGCCGAGGTCGCCGCTGCGGTAG
- a CDS encoding DUF2087 domain-containing protein, translated as MTAHALAGALADDGRRRIFAAIVLGATSATDVAERTGLPARVVLTGVRRLTEAGLVTGADGAFAADQTSLREAARDSRPADDADPGVDPVLRTFLRGDVLVGLPAQRGRRRVVLAHIAEQSFAPGTRYPERAVDDALKKWCAAGGSDHATLRRYLIDEQLLTREHGIYQRH; from the coding sequence GTGACTGCGCATGCTCTGGCCGGGGCCCTGGCCGACGACGGACGGCGACGGATTTTCGCGGCGATCGTGTTGGGCGCGACCAGCGCGACCGACGTCGCAGAACGGACCGGCCTGCCGGCGCGGGTGGTGCTCACCGGGGTTCGCCGGCTCACCGAGGCGGGTCTCGTCACCGGCGCGGACGGCGCATTCGCGGCCGACCAGACGTCGCTGCGGGAGGCCGCCCGCGACAGCCGTCCGGCCGACGACGCCGATCCCGGCGTCGACCCGGTGCTGCGGACCTTCCTGCGAGGGGACGTCCTGGTGGGCCTGCCAGCGCAGCGGGGCCGGCGGCGCGTGGTGCTGGCACACATCGCCGAGCAGTCGTTCGCACCGGGCACCCGTTATCCGGAGCGGGCCGTCGACGACGCGCTCAAGAAGTGGTGCGCCGCCGGCGGGTCGGACCACGCGACGCTGCGCCGCTACCTGATCGACGAACAGTTGCTCACCCGCGAGCACGGCATCTACCAGCGACACTGA
- a CDS encoding MarR family winged helix-turn-helix transcriptional regulator translates to MTSTPDTADRHIERWLPVVPDLDADVEGAVTRMIRLTRHLRAVKERVLVDLDLSAHEYETLHALAGRLGRAAPSDLAADLAMAPASITARVDALLRRGFVRRIPSTVDRRRVDVELTETGQAAWRGAMEVQGAEEHRLFGALTATERRRLSDLLRRVLLVAEQPQGPPET, encoded by the coding sequence GTGACCTCGACCCCGGACACCGCCGACCGCCACATCGAGCGTTGGCTGCCGGTGGTCCCGGACCTCGACGCGGACGTCGAGGGGGCGGTGACCAGGATGATCCGACTGACCCGACACCTGCGGGCGGTCAAGGAACGGGTCTTGGTCGATCTCGACCTCTCGGCCCACGAGTACGAAACACTGCACGCCCTGGCCGGTCGTCTCGGCCGGGCGGCGCCCTCGGACCTCGCCGCGGACCTGGCGATGGCCCCCGCCTCGATCACGGCGCGGGTGGACGCGTTGCTGCGGCGGGGTTTCGTGCGCCGAATTCCGTCGACAGTCGACCGTCGACGGGTCGACGTGGAGCTCACCGAGACGGGGCAGGCCGCGTGGCGTGGGGCAATGGAGGTCCAGGGCGCCGAGGAGCACCGGCTGTTCGGTGCGCTCACCGCGACCGAGCGGCGGCGCCTCTCCGACCTGCTGCGCCGGGTGCTGCTCGTCGCCGAGCAGCCGCAGGGCCCGCCGGAGACCTGA
- a CDS encoding MarR family winged helix-turn-helix transcriptional regulator, giving the protein MTSCTPADGPPDLLFLLSWASHALQTEHAAGLAELGISPRAHYVLAQARTGDLTQREIGERCGVDKTTMVVTLDQLERAGLAERRPVPTDRRARLVAVTPAGEQVLRQAQQVVQRIQNDVLAALPEQDREAFLRALLALVGGPLANTSPYAPGARSGC; this is encoded by the coding sequence ATGACCTCCTGCACGCCCGCCGACGGCCCACCCGACCTGCTGTTCCTCCTCTCCTGGGCGAGCCACGCGCTGCAGACCGAGCACGCCGCAGGGTTGGCCGAGTTGGGCATCTCGCCGCGAGCGCACTACGTGCTCGCACAGGCCCGCACGGGTGACCTGACCCAGCGCGAAATCGGTGAACGGTGCGGCGTGGACAAGACCACGATGGTCGTGACGCTCGACCAGCTGGAACGGGCCGGGCTGGCCGAACGCCGTCCGGTGCCGACGGATCGCCGGGCTCGGTTGGTCGCTGTGACGCCGGCGGGGGAGCAGGTCCTGCGGCAGGCGCAGCAGGTAGTCCAGCGAATCCAGAACGACGTCCTCGCCGCCCTGCCCGAGCAGGACCGCGAGGCGTTCCTGCGAGCCCTCCTGGCGCTGGTCGGCGGCCCATTGGCCAACACCTCCCCGTACGCACCGGGTGCCCGCTCCGGCTGTTAA
- a CDS encoding MFS transporter, producing MAHPLREHSFRLLFLGRTVSALGDAVVPAALALAILRATGSTGALAAVLAAAMVPRLLLLPLGGVVADRFDARRVALLADLVRCATQLAVGVELLGGDPSLSSVVVASALGGVASAFAIPTASPLVAGTVEPADRQQANALMGITANPSRLAGPALAGALIWAAGPGWAFILDGASFALSAALLMVVRVRHVPVPRRSVLADLRHGFGEVRARDWFWTSLIGHGVWNGAAAVLMTLGPAVAIDRLGGETTWVVLLQAGAIGMLTGSLLAGRVRLRRPVLLANLGLACYAAPLFLLAVAAPAPAVIAAYAVALTALGYLNPVWETVVQHHFPPEVLARVTSYDWLVSLGAMPLGYALAPLAVDAFGAPVPLAVAGLLVLASCAGTSLVPGVRRLTWPATPQPQPAEPVGAR from the coding sequence ATGGCTCATCCTCTGCGCGAACACTCCTTCCGGCTGCTGTTCCTGGGTCGTACCGTCTCCGCGCTCGGCGACGCGGTGGTGCCCGCCGCGCTGGCCCTGGCCATCCTCCGAGCCACCGGTTCCACCGGCGCGCTGGCCGCCGTGCTCGCCGCTGCGATGGTTCCCCGGCTGCTTCTGCTGCCCCTCGGTGGTGTCGTCGCCGACCGCTTCGACGCCCGCCGGGTCGCCCTGCTGGCCGACCTGGTCCGCTGCGCCACCCAACTCGCGGTCGGCGTGGAGTTGCTCGGCGGCGACCCGTCGCTGAGCAGCGTCGTCGTGGCGTCCGCGCTCGGCGGCGTCGCCTCGGCGTTCGCCATTCCGACCGCGTCGCCTCTGGTCGCCGGCACCGTCGAGCCGGCCGACCGGCAGCAGGCCAACGCCTTGATGGGCATCACCGCCAACCCCAGCCGCCTCGCCGGCCCGGCGCTGGCCGGCGCGCTGATCTGGGCAGCCGGGCCCGGCTGGGCGTTCATCCTGGACGGTGCGTCGTTCGCGCTCAGCGCCGCGCTGCTCATGGTGGTGCGGGTCCGTCACGTGCCGGTGCCCCGCCGCTCCGTCCTCGCCGACCTGCGGCACGGCTTCGGTGAGGTCCGCGCCCGCGACTGGTTCTGGACCAGCCTGATCGGGCACGGCGTGTGGAACGGCGCCGCCGCCGTGCTGATGACCCTCGGGCCGGCCGTCGCCATCGACCGCCTCGGCGGTGAGACGACGTGGGTGGTGCTGTTGCAGGCCGGTGCGATCGGGATGCTCACCGGATCGTTGCTGGCCGGGCGGGTCCGGCTACGCCGGCCGGTGCTGCTGGCCAACCTCGGGCTGGCCTGCTACGCCGCGCCGCTGTTCCTGCTGGCCGTCGCCGCGCCCGCCCCCGCGGTGATCGCCGCGTACGCCGTGGCGTTGACAGCCCTCGGCTACCTCAACCCGGTCTGGGAGACCGTCGTGCAGCACCACTTCCCGCCCGAGGTCCTGGCCCGCGTGACCTCGTACGACTGGCTGGTGTCGTTGGGTGCCATGCCGTTGGGTTACGCGCTGGCGCCGTTGGCCGTCGACGCGTTCGGCGCCCCGGTGCCCCTGGCCGTCGCCGGGCTGCTGGTCCTCGCCTCCTGCGCGGGCACGTCACTCGTGCCCGGCGTACGCCGACTCACCTGGCCGGCGACCCCGCAACCGCAACCGGCCGAACCCGTAGGCGCCCGCTGA